The sequence CGTTCCGCTCAGATCCGTAGTGATGATCTGGCCTGCCGCCGGCACGGCCAGCAGGAGCACTGCAATCAGCTTCGCTGTTCTCTTCATTCCGAGCCTCCGCCTGTTCCTTCGTCGCCACCGCGCCCGAGCGGTCCCTGTCCATGAAAGAATACACAAGTTCCGACCGGCGATTAGCTATCGATCGATATCCTTCGACCCTGAGCTCCATAATCGAGCGATCAGCGCGTCTTGAGGAGCAAAATGGTCTGATCGTCCTTCTGGGGTGCCCCTCCGACGAAGCCGTCGATCGCGTCGATGATCGCCTTGCGAAGCGCGACGAGCCCGAGACTGTGGTTGTCCCGAACCAGCGCGACGAGCCGGTCGTGGCCGTACTCCTCGTCCCGGCTGTTCTCGGCCTCGGTCAGGCCGTCGCTGTAGAGAACCAGCAGCGAGCCAGGTAGAAAATCTTCTTCCTGTGTCTCGTAGATCGAGCCCGGCATGATGCCGATCGGCATTCCGTTGGAAGCGAGAAAACTGATGTCGCCACCTCGAACCAGAAAGCCGGGATTGTGGCCCGCATTGACGTAGCGGACGCGCGCGGCATCGCGATCGACCGTCGCCAGAAGGAGAGTGATGAACTTGTTCTGGGACGACCACTTGTGAATGTGACGGTTGAGCTCGGTCGCGATCTCGCCAAGGTCCCGTTCCTCACCGAAAAGAACGTGAAGTCCCGCGTGAAATGCGCTGACCAGAATCGCCGCGGGCGTCGACTTGCCCGAGACGTCGGCGACACAAAGGCTGAGTGATCCGTCGCCGACCAGAACGGTGTGATAGTCGCCTCCGAGCTGCCGCGCGGAGCGCATCCACACCTCGGTTTCGAATCCCGTGTCGGGGTCGACCCGGACATTCGGGAGAATGTCCTGCTGGATCGTGGCGGCGAGTTGCAGCTCTCTTTCCATCGCCTGCTTCTCGAGCGCCTGACGGTGAAGACGCGCGTTTTCGAGGGCGATCGCGGCCTGGGAGGCAAAAAGGGAGAGGGTCCTGATGTCCCCCTTCTCGAACTCCCCGACGCCTCCTCGAACCTCCCGGTCGGCGGCCGCAAGAACACCGATCGTTCCTCGTTCGCTTCGAATGGGAACCATGACCGCGCTTTGGCATTCGGGAAACACTCTCACTGCAACGCTGCAGTCGCTCAAATTTTCGTTTTCGTCGACGAGCGCTGCCATCGATTCTTCGCCGAGGAGGTCTTCGAGGTCCTCGCGCGATACTTCACCGAATGAGCGATGAAGCTCGAATGAACGGGCGCGCCGCAGAAACAAAGCAGCGCGTCGAGCATTGAGTAGCGTCACGGTTCGCATCAGGATTTCCTCACTGAGCTCATCGAGGTTCAGCGTGGATGCGATCGACAGTCCGATCTCGTGAAGCGATTCGAGCTCGAGCAGCTGCATTTTCGACTGGAAATCGCCCTCTCGCATCTGGGACGCCATCCGCTTGTTCGCGATCATGACTGCGATCGGCGCAGCGATAGCATGCAGTGTGGCTCCGAAGCCTGCATCAACAGACCGGGCAGCAATCGCTCCGAATACCGATCCTTCGCGAGCGATCTGAGCGACCCCGGCATCGAGGGTTTCGGCTTCCGCCATCTGTTCGGGAGGATTCCATTCGGGGGATGCCGCGACGAGCACCGGTGCGGAGTCGACCGAGCCGAGCCAGACGGCCGCATCCGATGCGCCGAGCAGACGAGTCAGCAGATCGACGATGGCTTCCCCGAGGGCGCGACGGCTGGTCTCGTCATCGAGGGTGATCCGATCCAGCTGATTGAGGTGGCCGACGAGCTCGACAGCAGCGCTGGAAAAGCTCATCCGAAAGGAGCTCTCAGATCGACAGCTCTCCACGCGCCGAGTCCTCGTCTTCGAAGATCGATGCGTATTGAGCCAGACCCATGATCTGAAACGTTTTGTGGATGACGGGTGTCAGCGAACAGAACGCCACTCTGCCATCTTTCTCGAGCATTTTTTCCACAATTTCGATCAGAATGCTGATTCCGATCGAGTTCACGATCCGAGTCTGCCGCAGGTCGAGCAGCAGCGTCCGGACACCGTCGTCCATCAGCTGGTATGCACATCTGGCGATCTCCTCGCCACCGACGTTGTTGATGTAGCCCTGCGTGTGGAGAACCGCCCCGGCCCCGGAGCGATCGACCAATACCTTGCACGCCTCACTCATCGTCCTGCCTCCGTGCTCGTCTTCACCATGTGTACCGTCGTTCCATCGGAGCCCGAAAGGATTTCGATCTCGTCCATGTGCGCTTCCATGATCTGGAGACCCCACCCCCTCTTCCGGGGACCTGCGGGAAGTTTCGCCCTCCGAGCCCGAACCTCGTCAGGATTGAAACCCTTTCCATGATCAGTAATCCAGATGTCCAGTCGAACGTCCGTGGCAGTCGACGAGCCATTGAATCTTAAATAGATGCGCCCATCCTCGCAACAGGAGTGTTCCCGAACGTTGATGCAGGCCTCGATCAGAGCGTGGGCAATCTCGTCCACTTCTTCTTCGCTCATCCCGAGCTCACGAGCCAACTCCATCGCGGCGTCAGCCGCGGTCAGCTCGAAGTCGGGAACCAGCGGAAGCGCCAGCTCCATCTCACGTTCACTCACCATGGTCGTATTCGGTGCCCTGCACCGGCAATTCAGAACATCAGCAGGAGCGTGACCGCCCCCTCGAGCCACGCAGGCACGGCATCATGCCACTGCATCACGCCCAGAAACAACACGTTCGCCGACAGCAGACCCGCCAGTCCCCATCGGTCGCTCACTGCATCCTGAACCCTTTCCAACGACCTGACCATTGCGCTCATCTGGATCCTCCTCCGTTCGAGGCCAGTCCAGGAGCAACGGCACTGCCACGCATCCGCATGGCAACTCAGAGAGCTCAAACATCTGAATCTACAGGATTTAGTTAGTAACGACCCAAAATCAGCGCCGTGTCAAAAATCCCCATTGTTGGCATCGACACGGGGCAATGAGCGGCCAAGTGCCCTGTAAACAATGAGTTAGCGCCGCTTGGTCCGAAATGGCCCAATGTGGGGTTTCAAGCCCCACTAATCTTCCGGTAAACCGTCTTTCGATCCACCCCGAGCTGTCGCGCCGCTTCGGAAACGTTTCCATTGACTCGATCGAGCACTCTCTTCACGTAGCGTCGTTCCATCTCCTCGAGAGGAAGGATCTCGGCTCCCGCCTCGAGACCGCTCGGCGAGGGATCGGGCGCCCCCCCGTCGCTGGCGAAGGGGAGATCGTTCTCGTCGATCAGAGGATCGAGCGTCAGAGCGAGAGCGCCTTCGATGAGATTCTCGAGCTCCCTGACGTTGCCCCTGAAATCGTGATGCATCAGCTTCTGCAGCGCTTCCTGAGAGATTCGGACCCCGTGCAGGCCTTCTCTTTCGCCATACTTGTCGAGAAAGTATCGGACCAGCGCCGGAATGTCCTCCCGGCGATCCCGCAGAGGTGGAAGCTCGATCTCCACGACTCGGAGACGGTAATACAGATCCTGACGGAACTGCCCGCTCTCGACGAGCTCCTCGAGGTTCCGATGAGTCGCCGCGAGAATCCGGACATCGACCTCCACGCGGCGGCGCGCGCCGAGCTTCTCGATCTCCCGTTCCTGGAGCACCCTCAGAAGCTTCGCCTGGAGAGTCAAAGGGATGTCGCCAATCTCGTCGAGAAAGACCGTCCCTCCTGATGCGACCTCGAACCGCCCAGGGCGACCCTCGACTCCGGTCGCCACCCCCTTTTCAATTCCGAACAACTCCGCCTCGAGGAGTGACTCCGGGAGAGCGGCGCAGTTGATCGCCATAAAAGGCCGGTGACTGCGAGGCGAGTTGACGTGAATGAGCCGCGCGACCATCTCCTTGCCCGTTCCGGACTCGCCCCTGATCAGGACGCTGACCGGGCTCTCGGCAACGCGCGCGATCAGGTCGATCACACGCTGCATCGACGGAGAGTCCCCGATCATCAGCCGGTCGCGGTACTCCCGCTGCATCCGGCGCTTCAGCGCTCGGTTCTCATCCTCGAGTGACTCCCGGACCATCTCGAGCTTGTGAAAGTTACGTGAGTTGTCGAGCGCCGCGGCACCGATCGCGGCGACGGACTCGATGAATCGTCTGTCGTCATCGTTGAATCCTCCCGCTTCGCTCCCTCGCCTCTCCTTCCCCAGCAGGCCGATCGCACCCAGAATCATCTCTCCCGAGACCAGCGGAGCGACCAGAAGTCCACCCTCGATCTCGAACGGGTGAACCGGCGAGCTCACGCTCTCCTTGAGGACCATCGATCTCCGAACGGGCTCGAGCTCCATCCAATCGCTCTCGGGAATCCGAACGCCAGACCCCTTCGCATACTGCAGCCGCATCTGCTCGTCGATCGAAAAGACGAATCCAGCCATCGCATCGAGCGTCGACATCGCGCGCAGCATCAACTCCTCGAGCAGCTCCTCCTCCGGCTGAAGCGTGTTGAGCGCCCGGCCGATGTCGTGCAGCGCCTCGAGCTGCAGAAGTTTCTGACGCGTTTCGAAACGGGTTTCGCTCATTCGCCCCTCGCTCGACACACACCGAGCAGGTAATCACAGTTCCACAGCCGGTAAAACGGAGGCGACACCGAAAACAGCTCGATCCACACCTTTTGTGCTTCCTCCCACCGCTGCAACTTCATCAGGCTCCGCCCCTTGAAGTACATCGCTTTCGGCCTGAGGGGGCCGCTGTTCCCCGCCGTAATCACCTCGTCGAGGACGCCGATCGCCGCCTCCGGCTCCCCCTCTGAATAAAGACACACCCCCTTCGCGTACCCCTCCTTCTCGTTACATGGAGTCGCCGAGGCATAAAGGGGCACCATGAGGAAAATGGTGAGGAGAGTCGCCACATTTCGCATCACGTGCCCATGATACCCTCGACGCGACGGCGATGAAACTGACCATTCTCGGCTCAGGGCGGGGCGCTGGAGCGATCGGCGGACTTTTCAGCGCCTCCGGAGAGATCGAGCGGATCGGCTCGAGGCATCCGGAGACCGCGACCTCCCCCTTTCCCGGCGCCCCGCTGGTCACACTGGAGGAGGCCACGCGTCAGGCCTCGGAGCTCCTTCTGTTCGCCGTTCCCGACGACTCGATCCAACCAATCTACGAGGCTTTCCAGGACACGATTCCCGCGCGGACGGTGCTCTTCCACCTCAGCGGCTCACTGACGAGTGGCGTCTTTCACCGTCATCGCGGCTTCTCCCTTCACCCGCTCCGCGCGCTTCCCCCGGCCGGGAAGCGAGCCGATCTCGCCGACGCGCTCTTCGTATGGGAAGGCCACTCGGTCACGGAGGGGATCGCACGCGAGATCGTCTCGATGGCGGAGGGGCGCTTCGCCCCGATCGAGCCGACCCTGAAGACCCTCTACCATTCCGCAGCGGTCTTCGGAGCAAACTACGTGGCCGTCCTCGTCGAAGAGGCGAACCGGCTGATGGGCCAGGCCGGAATCGGCGACGCGCGGGGACCCGTCGGGGAGCTCGCGATCTCGGCGATCCGGAACTGGATGACCAGGCCGGAAGCGCCCTTTACCGGGCCTGTCGTCAGGGGCGACTCGGGAACGATCGAGGGGAATCTGGCTGCTCTCGAGCAACACCCCGAGTCCAACGAGCTCTATCGGCTCCTTGGTGCTCGCCTGATCGCTTTCATCGAGCAGGATGCACGGGACTCGCGATTGCAGTCCATCAGGGAACTTTTCCGTAGCGAGGGTGCGAGACCGCTGGCAGAGAGGGAAGAACCTCGCTAACATTGGGCGAACGAAAATGGTCTTCTTCAACTACGCAACGATGCAGATGGCTGCCAAGATCGTTTTTTACGGTCCTGGTCTCTGCGGCAAGACCACCAATCTTCAGCACATCTACAACAAGACGTCTCCTCACAGTCGCGGCGAGATGGTCTCACTCGAGACTGAAACGGACCGAACGCTGTTCTTCGACCTCCTTCCGATCGATGTTGGCGTGATCGGTGGCTTCAAGACCCGGCTTCAGCTCTACACGGTTCCGGGACAGGTCTTCTACAACACGACGAGAAAGCTCGTTCTGAAAGGCGCCGACGGGATCGTTTTCGTCGCAGACTCTCAGGCTCCGATGCTCGAAGCTAACGTGCAGTCGCTCCGCAACCTCAAGGCGAATCTCGAGGAGTTGGGGCTCGACCTCGACCGCATGCCGATGGTGATTCAGCTGAACAAGCGGGATCTCCCGAACGTTCTGGAACGGCAGTCGATGGTCGATGCGCTCGATCCCGAGCACCGTTTCGAGATCACCGAGGCCTCCGCGATCAAAGGCGAGGGAGTGTTCGAGACACTCAAGCTGATCTCGAAGCTGACCCTTCGAGCTTTGAAGGAGAAGATGAGCGGGCATGAGGAGCCGCTGGCAAAAGCATCCCGGCTCAACATCCGGGACTCGGGCAGATCCGGTCACGTTCCCGCCCCGGTGCCTCCACCGGCTCCCACGGTCGATCCTCGAAAAACGATGTCAGCACCCATCCCTCCTTCCGAGGCGAGCGAGGCCGCAGTCTCGAGCTCGCAATCGCTGGCTGCGGTCGAGGTCATGGAAGCGGAACCACCGCCAGAGGAGCTCAGACACGAACAGGAGCCTGTACACACCGAGCCCACGCCGGAACCGGAGCACGCTCCGGAAGCCGCCGAGCCTGTCAAGCGGATGAAAGTCCGATCTTCGGTCGACATCATGGCCGAGCTGGAAAGCCTTCGCCGAAAGGCGACCGAAGGTCTCGGCAGGCCGGGAACGTCGGCAACACGGCGAAGGGAGTCGAGGCAAAGTTTCGAAGGCTCCGTTCCGCCCGACGCAACAAGCCGCCTGGCGAGCGTCGAGGTCTCCTGGGTCGCAAAGGATGCCGACGGCAACCCGATCGAATCCGCCACGAAGAACTTTGAAGTCTCGCCGGACGAAGCCAGCCGCGTGATCGTGAACCTCGACATCAAGCTCGACTGATACTCGCGTGTCGGCAACGGTTCGCGCTAAACTGACCAGAGGGTCTCGGCAGTGAAGAGGAGGGAGAGGGGAACACCGTCGATGGATCGTCGCTACCGTTATTTCGATTTCTGTTTTTTCATTGCTCTGGTTCTGGGATCCGCGTGCTCGTCGAGTCGGCCGACGGAGCCTTCTCCGAGCAATGACCCCGACACTTTCGCGGCTCTGAGCGAAGACCTCGTCTCTGCGCACGCGAAACTCGATTCCGTCGCTGACACGGTTCCAATGCAATCCCCGATTCCCCGGTCAATTCCGCTTCCGACGCATCCGAGCGTGGAAGCGGCCGTTCGATACTTCGCCGGGGAACGCCGTTCGACGATCCAGGCCTCATTCGAGCGCTCTGCCGCGTACCGTGCAATGATCGACGCGGAGCTCCGCCGCCAGGGACTTCCTCCGGAGCTCGCCTTTCTTCCCGTGATCGAGAGCGGGTTCCGGCCCGATCTGACCTCGAGAGCCGGCGCGCACGGTCTGTGGCAGTTCATGCCGGCCACCGCGAGGGAGTACGGGCTGCGGGTCGACTGGTGGGCCGATGAGCGGACCGATCCGGTGCTCTCGACGCGCGCTGCGGCAACGTATCTTCGCGATCTCCATCGAATGTTCGGCGACTGGCCTCTGGCGCTCGCTGCATACAACTGTGGGCCTGGCCGGGTCCGCCGCACGATGGAGCGGGTTGGAGCCGATTCTTTCTGGGAGCTGATGGATGCCGGGGAGCTTCCGAAAGAGACTCGAGGATACGTCCCGACGTTCTTTGCCACTGCGATTCTCGCTTCGAGCCCGGATGACTGGAACTTTTTCGTACCCTCACCATCTGAAACACCAACGACCCCTTCGGTCGTCATTACCGGCCCTGTGTCGCTCGAGTTCCTCGGGCGTGAAGCGGGAATCGAGCCCGCGCAACTGAGGAAGCTCAATCTCGCTTTCCGGCGGGGCATCGTGCCTCCCGGCGACCATCCCCTTCGCGTACCGGGTTTCGCAGCCGCCACGGTCGCTTCGCGCGCCGGAAGCTGGCACCTTGCGGATCCGAATCTCGGAGTCTCAACCTACTCCCTGAGAAGTGGTGAATCGATCTCGTCGCTGGCGGTAAAACTGGGGCTGAACAGAGAGGAAGTTCAGGAAATGAATCAGTCGGTGAGCGGGAGAACGGTCTACCTTCCGATCGATCAACGGACGCTGAGCGCGACCCTGACGAGCGCCGCGCCTGTCCCCTCTCAAGCCCATGTCGTCGAGCCCGGAGACACGCTCTATTCGATTGCGCGCGCGAACGAACTTTCAGTCGAAGAGCTTCTCGAGATCAACGGGCTCGAGGAAAGCCACGTCATTCGGCCAGGTGATCTTCTCATCGTGGCTCTCATCGGAGCGATCTCGGGTCGGTGACCAGGCCGTCCGCCGGCTCCGCGCTCGACCCGGAGCTCGACCCGCCCCACGAGGTCCTCGAGATATCCGTCGAGCAGCTCTGGCGGCGAGCTTCGAGGCACCCTGAGGATCTCCGCGTAACCGCAGGGCGCTGCGTTTCGGAAGGCCGGAGTATCCGCGCGGAATCCCTCGATCCCCGTCACGTCACGCTCGATTCTGCCATCCCGCCACCGGGCGAGATCGCCGGGCTGATGTCGAACCAGCCGGGAGTCGAGGCGCTCTCGATTCACACTGTCGCCAGAAGAGTCTCGTCATCTTCCGGAGAGCACGAATCCCATTCCTCGACTGTGCTGGCGCGTACAGAGGACGGCGCGACGTTGGTCGCTGATCTCGACGATATCGGTGCCGCGCTGTCGATCGCCGGACCTCGCACCGGGAAAACCATTTCGGCGGAAAGGCTCGAGGGGCTTCCGCTTCTCTTTCTCTTCGGCTCCGGCGGAGTTCTGATTCACGAGATTGCCGGGCATCCCCTCATTGCGGGCCACAAACTCCCCAATCTTCCCGACTGGCTGACGATAACCGACGATCCGTCGATCCCCGGACTCGGCTTCCTCGGTGCCCGCGACGACTGCGGCCGGCCGACCCGAGCGGCCCAGATCCACCGCGGGGAGATCCCCGCTGCGCTGCGCCGCTCCTCGTTTCGCGATGTTCCACTCCCCAGGATGAGCAGTCTCGTCGTCGAGGGGAACGCGCCCTTCGAGATTCCTGACGATCGCATCGAGATCCATCTGATCGAGCATGGAGCCTGGGATCCCGATCGCGACGTCATCACTCTGAATGTTCAGCGCGCCGACGTTTTCACGCGAGCCGTTCATAAACCAGCGCCTCGCTTCACCATCGAGGCGTCCCGCAACGTACTCGCTGGAGCGCTGTCGGGAGCCCGAGGCCGCCCCGTCAGATATCCCGGGGTCATCTGTTCCGAGGAAGGGCAGCGCGTGCCGGTGGGAACTCGATCGGTTGATCTGCTCCTCGAAGGAGCTCCCATCCGATGAAAGGTCGGTACGAAAAAACGGGTACTGCGACCCGTGTCGAGCACAGCCGATTCGGAACATGGATCGTGCAGACCTCCGAGTCGGGTTCCTCCCACTTTGAAGGCGAGCGGTTCGTCTCGTCGAGTCACGGACCTCGAGATGCGGCGCCTATCGACTATTCGATACTGGCCACTCAGGCTTCGGAGCTGATCGAGACCCTTCCGGACGGTGTCAGCCTGCAACGGCTCGTCTTCTCATCCGGCACGGCTGATCATCGATATGACGATGGGACCGAATCGAGATCCTGGCGGGAAACTTCGTGGCGCGCGATCGCAGAGATGGGCAATGAGCGGCTCGGGCTCCAGCTCACGATTCACGTCGGTGGGGAGGGGGAGCCGGGCGCGTGGAGCGACGAGCTGCTGAGTTGCGCCCGGGAGCTCGCGAGACTCGAACCGCATGAGGGCCGCCCGGACCGCCCAATTCTGCTTCATCCCCGGGCAGCGGCCGGGCTTCTAGCAGCGCTCGGACAAGCCCACGGCGAGATCACCGTCGACGGCTTCCAGCAGGTTCCCTCGGAAAGACGGGATGGAATCGGTCGTCCGGTCGAGCCCTTCCGGCTGTCGGGCGGATCGGGATCCTTTCCCAACATTTTTCGCCCGAGCTACCGGTCGCGGCCGATGCCATATCCGATCGACGTCGGTTTCGATTCCGGAAGGTCAGTCGACCGCGAAGATCTCGCCGAAGCGGACGTGGCGGAAGCGATCGCTGGAGATGCCCGGCGCGACGATCGAATTTTTCTGACGGTGATGACCAGCGGAAGATCAGGCTCGGCCCTGTTCACACTTTCCGCCATGGCCGACGACTGGCTCCGATCGATCACTGCAAACGTCGGCCCGCTTCGCTGGTTTCCGGAGGGCACCGGCGTCTGGGCGGGTGGCCTGCTCGTCGATTCAGCTGAGCTCGACGTCCATCCGGCGCGTTCCGGGGTCGAATGAGATGATCAGTCGATGGACCTCGCCAGCGGCGAGGGTGGGCGGCTCGATCGATCGCCTCTCCTGAATACCCATCGACTCGACGACGATCCAGACCTCGATCTCCCGAATTCGTCTGTCGACCTGAGCGTAAGCTGCCACCTCGCGCGGCGAGCGTCGTTTGAGAAACCCCCAGCTCTCCGTGTAGAGATTCTCGTGAACGATCGTCTCCCCGTCGACCGAAACGACGAGGTAGCCGTCCGATACCGGACTGTTGAACAGCGTCAGGAGGGTTGCCTGGCCTTCCGTGCCGTTCGCAGAACCGCTACCCACGGCGGATCCGGACGGCGGAGGCGCTTCCCGGTTCCGCGCCTGTTCGACCTGGCGGTTGAGTCTGTCCTGGGTGAGCTGCAGATAGTTCACCGCTGCGGCCATCTCGGGATCGAGACTGAACGCCGCTTCGAAGTGGGGGATCGCCTTGGCGTAATCCCCGCTTTCGTAGAACTCCCTGCCGCTCTCGAATTCGATCCTCGCCTGGCTGAGTCGTTGCTCGTAGGAAAGGCGCGTCGCTCGAATGGTCTCGAGATCCCGCAGCCTCTTGGCGACTTCGCGGCTGTTCGGTGCGAGCTGGCGCAGTTCGAAGTACTTCTCCCAGGCGCCGTCGACGTTTCCACCCCGAAGCAGCTCCTCCGCCTCGGTTTGGAGCTTCCTCTGCTTCTGGACCAAGTTTTCGCGAGCCGTATCGACCGGCGGTACATCGACGCGTTGCAAGGTGATGGCTCCAACGGTGATTGCAATGGCAGCGAGAATTCCGGCGACGATCGACCAGAACAGGGCCGGCGGAATCTTTTCGCGAAATACCGGAGGAATGAGCTCGCGCGCTTTTTTTCGCATGCGCGGCGCGGTCGTCTTCCGTCCGTCGTCTTCGGCTGCTTCCTCGGGTGTTTCCATCTCGACCGTCGCCGCGGCCGAAGCGTCGCTCATGATCGTGTCATCGTCGAAGACGTTCTCGTCTTCCGACGTGCGCGCCGGCGCAGCCTTCCCGCTCACGAGCGCTCGCAGATCTTCGGCGATGAGCGAGGCGCGCTGGTAGCGATCCTCGGGCCTCTTTGCCAGACATCTCTCCACGACGCCGTCGAAGGACTCGGGAATTCGAGAATCCACGTTGCTCGGAGGCGTGTATTCCTCATGGACGATCTTGTACGAGATCGTCGTCAGCGAGTCTCCACCGAAGGGCTTCTGCCGTGTAAGCGCCTCGTAGAGACAGACTCCGAGGGAGAAGATGTCCGACCGGCCATCGACCTTGCCGCCCTTGACCTGCTCCGGAGCCATGTAGTTTGGCGTACCGAGAAACTGTCCGGTCATCGTGAGATTCGCCACGCTCGTCGCGATCTTCGCAATCCCGAAATCGGTAATCTTGGCGACGTTGTTGTCTCGGATGATGATGTTGGCGGGCTTGACGTCGCGATGAATGATTCCGCGTTCGTGGGCGAAATCGAGGGCCTCGGCGATCTGCATCATCACCCTGGCGACGTCCGTATGCGAAAGAGGCCTTCCCTGCGCGAGGATCTCCTTCAGATTCCTCCCCTCCATGTACTCCATCGCGATGAAGGAGCCCCCGTCCTCCGCCGTTCCGATGTCGTACACCGACACGATGTTCGGATGCGTGAGAATTCCGGCGGCCTGCGCTTCGCGAACGAAGCGCTCCTGGAATTCCTTGACGTCTTCTTCATCGGCGTGGGCGGCCGCCCGCAACGTCTTGAGCGCAACCAGACGCCCGATCACCGGATCCTTTGCAAGGTAGACGACCCCCATCGCGCCCTTGCCCAGGTCGCGGATGATCTCGTACCTTCCGTATTTCAAGTCATTTCCTTTCCGAGTACGCACACTCCCAGCCGACAGGGCCCCGGGCGCCGGAATTCAATTATCTTCGCTCCGCCGTCGCCCGGCAAATGACTGCAAGGAGACGGCCGCTTTCCACTATGATTCACACCACACCCGCGGAAGGAGGAACCTGAATGAAAGAGTACCCCACCGAGAAAATCCGCAACATCGCCTTCGCCGGTCACAGCGATACGGGAAAGACCACGCTCGTTTCCCTGCTACTTTTCAACGCCGGAGCGACCACCCGGGCCGGCTCGATCGACGACGGAACGACGGTCACCGATTTCGACGAAGACGAGATCCAGATGAAACATTCGGTCTCGGCTGCGACCGCCTGGGCCGAGCACGAGGACACCAAGCTGAACCTGCTCGATACTCCCGGCTACGGCGTCTTCCTCAATGAGGCCAGATGCGCGATTCGAGTCGCTGATACGGTCGCGATCACGGTCTCGGCAGTCAACGGACCCGAGATCAACACCGAGCGCGTCTGGAAGATCGCCAATTCGATGGAAACTCCCGTCGCCTTCGTCGCGACCAAGATGGACCGCGACCGTGCAAACGCCGAATCGCTGATCGCCGCGCTCCAGGAGAAGTTCGGCAAGAGCGTCGTCGCCGCGCAAATGCCGATTGGAGCCGAGCGCGACTTCAGGGGCGTCGTCGATCTCGTGGAGATGCAGGCATGGGTTTATGAAACCGACGGCTCCGGCAATTATGAAAAAGTGCCGATCCCGGACGATCTCAGGGATCAGGCGAACGCCTGGAGAGAAACGCTCGTCGAGAAGATCGCCGAAAGCGATGACTCTCTGATGGAACGATTCTTCGAGGAGGGGACCCTCACACAGCAGGAGATCGAGGACGGCATCCGCCGGGAAATGATCGCCCGTTCGATCAATCCCCTCTTCTTCGTATCCCCTTCTGCCAACATCGGCGGTCATGCTCTCCTCGAAGCATTCGTCCGTACCTTCCCCTCTCCCGACCAGCTTCCAGTTCGAATGGTCAGGGAAGGTTCGCTCGACGACAAACCGGTCGCACTCATCTTCAAAACCATCTCCGATCCGTTCAGCGGCAGGATCTCGGTTTTCCGCGTTTACAGCGGAACACTGAGCTCGGACACCCCCTACTTCAACTCCACGCGGGACCACGATGAACGATTCGGCAAGCTCCAGATCGTTCAGGGAAAACAGCAGGAACCCGTCGGCTCACTGCACGCCGGCGACATCGGCGCAGTCGCCAAACTCAAGGATTCCCACACCGGCGACACGATCACCGGCAAAGGCGCCGGAGTGATCCTCGATTTCGTCGACATACCCGAGTCGACCATCTCCTTCGCGATCGAGCCTAAATCGAAAGGTGATGAAGACAAACTTTCGACCGCAATCAGCCGGATCATCGAAGAGGACCCGTCAATTCGCTTCCGGAGAGACGAGCAGACGCACGAGTTTCTGCTTTCCGGACAGGGGCAGCTCCACGTCGAAACGGCGGTCAACCGGCTCCGGAACCGTTACGGGGTCGACGTCATACTCCACCCTCCAAAAGTT is a genomic window of Acidobacteriota bacterium containing:
- a CDS encoding SpoIIE family protein phosphatase: MSFSSAAVELVGHLNQLDRITLDDETSRRALGEAIVDLLTRLLGASDAAVWLGSVDSAPVLVAASPEWNPPEQMAEAETLDAGVAQIAREGSVFGAIAARSVDAGFGATLHAIAAPIAVMIANKRMASQMREGDFQSKMQLLELESLHEIGLSIASTLNLDELSEEILMRTVTLLNARRAALFLRRARSFELHRSFGEVSREDLEDLLGEESMAALVDENENLSDCSVAVRVFPECQSAVMVPIRSERGTIGVLAAADREVRGGVGEFEKGDIRTLSLFASQAAIALENARLHRQALEKQAMERELQLAATIQQDILPNVRVDPDTGFETEVWMRSARQLGGDYHTVLVGDGSLSLCVADVSGKSTPAAILVSAFHAGLHVLFGEERDLGEIATELNRHIHKWSSQNKFITLLLATVDRDAARVRYVNAGHNPGFLVRGGDISFLASNGMPIGIMPGSIYETQEEDFLPGSLLVLYSDGLTEAENSRDEEYGHDRLVALVRDNHSLGLVALRKAIIDAIDGFVGGAPQKDDQTILLLKTR
- a CDS encoding STAS domain-containing protein, with product MSEACKVLVDRSGAGAVLHTQGYINNVGGEEIARCAYQLMDDGVRTLLLDLRQTRIVNSIGISILIEIVEKMLEKDGRVAFCSLTPVIHKTFQIMGLAQYASIFEDEDSARGELSI
- a CDS encoding ATP-binding protein, which encodes MSEREMELALPLVPDFELTAADAAMELARELGMSEEEVDEIAHALIEACINVREHSCCEDGRIYLRFNGSSTATDVRLDIWITDHGKGFNPDEVRARRAKLPAGPRKRGWGLQIMEAHMDEIEILSGSDGTTVHMVKTSTEAGR
- a CDS encoding sigma-54-dependent Fis family transcriptional regulator: MSETRFETRQKLLQLEALHDIGRALNTLQPEEELLEELMLRAMSTLDAMAGFVFSIDEQMRLQYAKGSGVRIPESDWMELEPVRRSMVLKESVSSPVHPFEIEGGLLVAPLVSGEMILGAIGLLGKERRGSEAGGFNDDDRRFIESVAAIGAAALDNSRNFHKLEMVRESLEDENRALKRRMQREYRDRLMIGDSPSMQRVIDLIARVAESPVSVLIRGESGTGKEMVARLIHVNSPRSHRPFMAINCAALPESLLEAELFGIEKGVATGVEGRPGRFEVASGGTVFLDEIGDIPLTLQAKLLRVLQEREIEKLGARRRVEVDVRILAATHRNLEELVESGQFRQDLYYRLRVVEIELPPLRDRREDIPALVRYFLDKYGEREGLHGVRISQEALQKLMHHDFRGNVRELENLIEGALALTLDPLIDENDLPFASDGGAPDPSPSGLEAGAEILPLEEMERRYVKRVLDRVNGNVSEAARQLGVDRKTVYRKISGA
- a CDS encoding CDC27 family protein, which encodes MRNVATLLTIFLMVPLYASATPCNEKEGYAKGVCLYSEGEPEAAIGVLDEVITAGNSGPLRPKAMYFKGRSLMKLQRWEEAQKVWIELFSVSPPFYRLWNCDYLLGVCRARGE
- a CDS encoding DUF2520 domain-containing protein, producing the protein MKLTILGSGRGAGAIGGLFSASGEIERIGSRHPETATSPFPGAPLVTLEEATRQASELLLFAVPDDSIQPIYEAFQDTIPARTVLFHLSGSLTSGVFHRHRGFSLHPLRALPPAGKRADLADALFVWEGHSVTEGIAREIVSMAEGRFAPIEPTLKTLYHSAAVFGANYVAVLVEEANRLMGQAGIGDARGPVGELAISAIRNWMTRPEAPFTGPVVRGDSGTIEGNLAALEQHPESNELYRLLGARLIAFIEQDARDSRLQSIRELFRSEGARPLAEREEPR